AATACTTCCTGCTATAGATTTAAAAGGAGGAAAATGTGTCAGATTATATAAGGGGGATATGAATTCACAGGAGGTTGTGGCAAAAGACCCTTTGGAAACAGCACTAAAATTTAAAAGTGAAGGTGCCCAGTATTTACATATGGTAGATCTAGACGGGGCGTTAAAGGGAAATGGCGAAAATTTAGATATAATATCTAAAATAGTGAAGAATGTAGATGTACCTATAGAAGTTGGCGGAGGAATAAGGAATATAGAAACCATAGATAAATTTATAAAACTAGGTGTAAGTAGAGTAATACTTGGAACGGCGGCACTAAAGGATAAGGAACTGGTAATAAAAGCTGTAGAAAATTATGATGAAAAAATTGC
This genomic interval from Clostridium kluyveri contains the following:
- the hisA gene encoding 1-(5-phosphoribosyl)-5-[(5-phosphoribosylamino)methylideneamino]imidazole-4-carboxamide isomerase, giving the protein MIILPAIDLKGGKCVRLYKGDMNSQEVVAKDPLETALKFKSEGAQYLHMVDLDGALKGNGENLDIISKIVKNVDVPIEVGGGIRNIETIDKFIKLGVSRVILGTAALKDKELVIKAVENYDEKIAVGIDAKDGVPAADGWTTLSKTNYIDFGKEMEKIGVQTLIFTDISRDGTLEGTNLEQLLKLKNSVKCNVIASGGIKDIEDIKSLKKENVYGAIVGKAIYAKTLSLKEAIEIGGN